A single region of the Novipirellula aureliae genome encodes:
- a CDS encoding homoserine dehydrogenase, with protein MEKTNIAIVGLGTVGAGVARLLLDHGDRTARHAGQTLWLKKAVVRDLSKKRDVDLPAGVLTESLSDVINDPEIEVVAQLIGGLEPARTIMLQLLEAGKDIVTANKALLAEHGAELFTRARELGRSIAFEAAVAGGIPIIANISQCLSANQILSLEGILNGTSNFIVTQMDEKGSSYDDVVRQAQELGYAEADPTMDVDGTDAAQKLAILSHLAFGATVVWSDIPKDGIDRLDPDDLRYARQLGYRIKLIANARLADDGLELSVGPTLVRIGTPLAEVRDAFNAIRVIGDAVGPVFFHGLGAGQMPTASAVAADLIDTAVGRTRLTFQTLEYFSIDQPPRVKLRDADTIVERFYFRLSVANHPGTLSAITAVLAKHKISIASVIQHESEDGATTANRVPLVIMTHATPAGAARRAADEIEALPAISGPVVRLRVKV; from the coding sequence ATGGAAAAAACAAATATAGCTATTGTTGGGCTGGGCACCGTCGGTGCAGGCGTTGCTCGTTTACTGTTGGATCATGGTGATCGCACGGCGCGCCACGCCGGGCAGACACTGTGGCTGAAGAAAGCGGTCGTTCGTGATTTGTCGAAAAAACGCGATGTCGATCTGCCCGCGGGCGTCCTCACCGAATCACTCTCGGACGTCATCAACGATCCTGAAATCGAAGTCGTCGCCCAACTGATAGGCGGTCTCGAGCCTGCTCGGACGATCATGCTACAACTTCTCGAAGCGGGCAAGGACATCGTCACGGCTAATAAGGCACTTTTGGCCGAGCACGGGGCCGAGCTGTTCACGCGAGCTCGTGAACTGGGCCGCAGCATCGCCTTTGAGGCTGCCGTCGCAGGCGGGATTCCGATCATCGCCAACATTAGCCAATGCCTGTCCGCAAACCAAATTTTGTCACTCGAGGGCATTCTCAATGGGACGAGTAACTTTATTGTCACTCAAATGGACGAAAAGGGCAGCTCTTATGACGACGTTGTCCGCCAAGCCCAAGAACTGGGCTATGCCGAAGCCGATCCTACGATGGATGTTGACGGCACCGATGCAGCCCAAAAATTAGCGATTCTGTCTCACCTGGCCTTCGGTGCGACGGTGGTTTGGTCTGACATACCAAAAGACGGCATCGATCGGCTTGATCCCGATGATCTGCGATACGCTCGTCAACTGGGTTATCGTATCAAACTTATCGCCAACGCCCGATTGGCGGATGATGGCCTCGAATTATCCGTAGGTCCTACCTTGGTTCGTATTGGCACGCCGCTAGCCGAGGTGCGTGATGCGTTTAATGCGATTCGCGTGATCGGTGATGCTGTCGGGCCGGTTTTCTTTCATGGACTTGGTGCGGGCCAAATGCCAACCGCTTCGGCGGTAGCCGCGGACCTGATCGATACCGCGGTCGGTCGAACGCGATTGACGTTTCAAACTTTGGAGTATTTCTCGATTGACCAACCGCCGCGAGTTAAACTTCGCGATGCTGACACGATCGTCGAGCGATTCTATTTCCGCTTGAGTGTTGCGAACCATCCAGGGACACTTTCGGCGATCACCGCCGTCTTGGCTAAACATAAAATCTCGATCGCTTCGGTCATCCAGCACGAAAGTGAGGACGGAGCGACGACGGCGAATCGGGTCCCGCTTGTGATTATGACCCACGCCACTCCAGCTGGAGCGGCGCGTCGTGCCGCGGATGAAATTGAGGCATTGCCGGCGATTTCGGGTCCGGTTGTACGGCTTAGAGTGAAGGTTTGA
- a CDS encoding TadE/TadG family type IV pilus assembly protein: protein MNKRKPSQRSGAVMVEFAIVVPILFLFFFAAFEFCRVSMIRHTADNAVYEAARTAMIPGATATDARQAATAIMSSLGVSGVNVTVTPATIDRDTADVTVEIAVPLVGNSFVPIHYFRGDIVRELTMHREGAR, encoded by the coding sequence ATGAACAAACGAAAACCGTCGCAGCGAAGTGGTGCCGTCATGGTCGAATTTGCGATCGTTGTTCCGATCCTCTTTTTGTTCTTCTTTGCCGCCTTCGAGTTTTGCCGCGTTTCGATGATCCGTCATACCGCTGATAACGCTGTCTACGAGGCCGCGCGAACCGCGATGATCCCTGGAGCGACCGCTACCGACGCTCGGCAAGCAGCTACGGCGATCATGAGTTCCCTCGGAGTGAGTGGCGTGAACGTTACGGTCACTCCCGCTACCATCGATCGCGATACGGCAGACGTCACCGTCGAGATTGCCGTTCCTCTAGTGGGTAACAGCTTTGTGCCAATACATTACTTTCGAGGCGACATCGTTCGCGAGTTGACCATGCACCGCGAAGGTGCCCGCTAG
- a CDS encoding BBP7 family outer membrane beta-barrel protein, translating to MKMNMRGITLAAVLLSASNVSFAQQGVTSVGDLPGYDEDAYFADEATYQEQVAPVAHAQGDQAENDYGYDDQPAAAENFAPVTPEALQPVAFLDGQMLRKTMNMVSPNRSSYQPHGSHCDGGCDGGCDSCGGGSLGIGKIFGCGSNTWATTEFLMWFAPDRNMPALVTTNAPGVLPTLTTPTTVFGDDIEGDMSVGFRGDYGKYITKNVGVGGRFWIMDENSDSYANSGDGTSETIGRPFFDTNTSAENSLLIAADNASGANFTGSVQAESDLNLFGAEAYARINLGSCSTHKLELIGGYTHLSIDDELRMTSRSLNRDTGDETRFNDLFETENRFDGGQLGFELSATRGRWIVRSLTKVHLGNMNQRVNIAGSSQFGPVGTNPPVLPGGALALDNQGVYERDVFAFVPEANFKLGYQFRENIAFTVGYSFLYFDNVALTGDYVNPTFDGTTNSTGGPFGSPAFQFNDSSLWVQGIDLGLVISL from the coding sequence ATGAAAATGAATATGCGTGGCATTACCCTGGCAGCCGTCTTGCTGTCTGCCTCAAACGTGAGCTTTGCTCAACAGGGTGTAACGAGCGTTGGCGACCTACCAGGTTACGACGAAGACGCCTACTTCGCTGATGAAGCGACTTACCAAGAGCAGGTGGCACCCGTCGCACACGCTCAGGGCGACCAAGCTGAAAATGATTATGGCTATGACGACCAGCCGGCTGCTGCCGAAAACTTCGCTCCGGTTACCCCCGAAGCGTTGCAACCGGTTGCATTCCTGGACGGACAAATGCTCCGCAAAACAATGAACATGGTTTCCCCGAATCGCAGCTCCTACCAACCGCATGGTAGCCACTGTGACGGTGGCTGTGATGGTGGCTGCGACAGCTGCGGTGGCGGTTCCTTGGGAATCGGCAAAATTTTCGGCTGCGGTAGCAACACCTGGGCAACCACCGAGTTCCTCATGTGGTTCGCTCCTGATCGCAACATGCCTGCTTTGGTCACGACCAATGCCCCCGGCGTTTTGCCGACCTTGACGACTCCAACAACCGTGTTCGGTGACGATATCGAAGGCGACATGTCGGTCGGATTCCGCGGCGATTACGGTAAGTACATTACCAAGAACGTCGGTGTCGGCGGTCGATTCTGGATCATGGATGAAAATAGTGATTCCTATGCGAACAGCGGAGACGGTACAAGTGAAACCATTGGCCGCCCTTTCTTTGATACCAACACGAGTGCAGAGAACTCACTGCTGATTGCTGCGGACAATGCATCGGGTGCAAACTTCACCGGTTCCGTTCAAGCAGAAAGCGACTTAAACCTGTTCGGTGCCGAAGCCTACGCACGTATCAACTTGGGTAGCTGCAGCACGCACAAGCTAGAACTAATCGGTGGCTACACTCACCTAAGCATCGACGACGAACTTCGCATGACCAGCCGTTCGCTCAATCGAGACACAGGTGACGAGACACGATTTAACGACTTGTTTGAAACCGAAAATCGTTTCGATGGAGGGCAACTTGGTTTTGAATTGAGTGCGACTCGTGGTCGTTGGATCGTCCGTTCGCTAACCAAAGTTCACTTGGGTAACATGAACCAACGCGTCAATATCGCTGGCTCGTCCCAGTTCGGTCCTGTTGGTACCAACCCACCAGTCTTGCCAGGCGGGGCGTTGGCACTGGACAATCAAGGGGTATATGAGCGTGATGTCTTCGCCTTTGTCCCCGAAGCCAACTTCAAGCTTGGTTACCAGTTCCGCGAAAATATCGCCTTCACGGTCGGCTACTCGTTCCTGTACTTCGACAACGTGGCATTGACGGGTGACTACGTGAACCCAACCTTTGACGGGACGACCAATAGCACCGGCGGCCCCTTCGGCAGCCCAGCGTTCCAGTTTAATGATTCGAGCCTCTGGGTCCAAGGAATTGACTTGGGACTCGTTATCAGTCTCTAA
- a CDS encoding sigma-54-dependent Fis family transcriptional regulator, giving the protein MQSAIDPRAHHVKMPNDERPEAGGIQGMLSFKILKLLQSSSNVKEFLGTAVAEVVQLLGRTEGGLVSQQSGEWAVDAWTGERTRFPAGLVSEAIDLAAPKRCDDWLAVPLDPQQSSSLAANSPTAFVIRVAGNPTNALPIETSETIQAAVDLLATGLHRMQRDTQNVQRIEQLQAVLTEAAQWQRISEDEALLKQIAAAATKLLNCERASIFLWDRRRKKLIGRPALGVEGVPLEVNDHEGVVGEVLTSGEPKIWNANSQDEERRVNRAVDRSLAFQTRSLVAVPMLGHRGDPQREDKIGVFEAINHLDDGFDTLDVAVLTDLALHAAVAIESLKTRKSLTKSRDQLVATAASAAPLIGNHRSIESVRKNADRIAKTDLSVLVLGNNGTGKEVLARHIHYHSDRRHAPFVAVNCAALVESLLESELFGHERGSFTDASQTRIGKFELADSGTLFLDEVGDLSPGGQAKLLRVLEDKMVVRVGGSQPIPVDVRVIAATNQPLETHIAEKRFREDLFFRLNVVSLTLPPLASRGDDVLLLAEHFLSHFSQQIGRLPPKLDPQAQQVLRSHPWPGNIRELRNTMERICYLSPEETITADDIRQNGLSTSQNDAQGPSSLNDLSEAPAALCDATRIFQVGHIERAIAGCGGNMTEAAEYLGLHRSNLYRKMRQLGMSTTSD; this is encoded by the coding sequence ATGCAATCTGCTATCGACCCAAGAGCACATCACGTAAAAATGCCGAATGACGAGAGACCCGAAGCGGGCGGTATCCAAGGTATGCTATCGTTCAAAATCCTAAAATTATTGCAATCGAGTTCGAACGTCAAAGAGTTTCTGGGCACGGCCGTTGCGGAGGTCGTGCAACTGCTCGGCCGCACCGAGGGTGGGTTGGTGTCCCAGCAATCAGGCGAATGGGCGGTGGACGCGTGGACGGGCGAACGGACCCGTTTTCCTGCTGGTTTGGTGAGCGAAGCGATTGATTTGGCAGCACCCAAACGCTGTGACGACTGGTTGGCCGTTCCCCTGGATCCGCAGCAATCGTCTTCGTTGGCCGCAAACTCCCCAACCGCGTTTGTGATCCGCGTCGCAGGTAACCCAACCAATGCATTGCCAATCGAAACGAGCGAGACGATACAAGCGGCGGTGGATTTATTGGCGACGGGACTGCATCGGATGCAACGTGATACTCAAAACGTTCAACGAATCGAGCAGCTTCAGGCCGTTTTAACCGAAGCCGCCCAGTGGCAACGCATTTCGGAGGATGAGGCGTTGCTGAAACAGATCGCTGCCGCGGCAACGAAATTGCTGAATTGTGAGCGTGCCAGCATTTTTTTGTGGGATCGCCGCCGCAAAAAATTGATCGGCCGGCCAGCCTTGGGTGTGGAAGGCGTTCCTCTCGAAGTGAACGACCATGAGGGCGTGGTCGGCGAAGTGCTGACCAGTGGAGAGCCCAAAATATGGAACGCCAACAGCCAAGATGAAGAGCGGCGAGTGAATCGAGCGGTCGACCGGTCTCTCGCTTTCCAAACGCGATCGCTCGTTGCGGTGCCGATGCTCGGTCATCGTGGCGACCCGCAGCGAGAAGATAAAATCGGTGTGTTCGAAGCGATCAACCACCTCGACGACGGCTTTGATACTCTCGATGTTGCGGTCTTGACCGATTTAGCCCTTCACGCGGCGGTCGCGATTGAAAGTCTGAAAACTCGAAAATCATTGACCAAATCCCGCGACCAATTGGTTGCCACAGCGGCGTCGGCGGCACCCCTTATCGGCAACCACCGCTCGATCGAGTCGGTTCGTAAAAATGCGGATCGAATTGCCAAGACAGACCTATCGGTTCTGGTCCTTGGCAATAACGGCACGGGTAAAGAAGTGCTGGCCCGACATATCCACTACCACAGCGATCGTCGGCACGCCCCCTTTGTCGCCGTGAATTGTGCGGCACTCGTCGAGTCGCTACTCGAAAGTGAACTCTTCGGACACGAACGAGGTTCCTTTACCGATGCATCACAGACCCGGATCGGGAAATTTGAGTTGGCCGACAGTGGAACTCTGTTTCTTGACGAAGTCGGCGACCTCAGCCCCGGCGGGCAAGCCAAATTGCTGCGAGTGCTGGAGGATAAAATGGTCGTTCGTGTCGGCGGCTCCCAACCGATTCCGGTAGACGTCCGCGTGATCGCCGCAACGAACCAGCCACTCGAAACCCACATTGCCGAAAAGCGGTTTCGCGAAGATCTGTTCTTTCGCCTCAACGTTGTTTCGCTTACCCTTCCGCCGCTCGCATCACGAGGCGATGACGTCCTGTTGCTGGCCGAACACTTCCTCAGCCATTTTTCTCAGCAAATTGGTCGGCTACCTCCGAAGCTCGATCCTCAGGCGCAACAGGTATTGAGAAGCCATCCTTGGCCCGGCAATATCCGCGAACTGAGAAACACGATGGAACGCATTTGCTATCTAAGCCCCGAGGAGACGATTACGGCGGATGACATCAGGCAAAACGGATTGTCGACGTCACAAAACGATGCGCAGGGTCCCAGCAGTCTGAACGACTTGTCCGAGGCGCCAGCAGCATTGTGCGATGCAACGCGGATCTTCCAAGTGGGACACATCGAAAGAGCGATCGCCGGATGCGGAGGCAACATGACCGAAGCCGCCGAGTACCTCGGTTTGCATCGCTCCAACCTCTACCGCAAAATGCGTCAGCTTGGCATGTCCACAACGAGTGACTAA
- a CDS encoding IS110 family transposase has translation MTTGSLSRSGYQRVIGVDVAKDKLDLYDSAGVLKAKFDNDEKSILKNSIQRIDGDTKTLVVCESTATYHWTMMDLLHDHDIDVVVANPRQIRHFAEGQGEREKTDTIDARVRGG, from the coding sequence TTGACCACAGGTTCTCTTTCTCGATCAGGATACCAACGCGTCATCGGAGTCGATGTCGCCAAAGACAAACTCGATCTCTACGACTCCGCCGGAGTTCTCAAGGCGAAGTTCGACAACGACGAAAAATCGATCCTCAAGAACTCGATTCAACGTATCGACGGGGATACGAAAACGCTTGTCGTTTGCGAATCCACGGCAACCTATCATTGGACAATGATGGATCTGCTTCACGATCATGATATCGACGTGGTTGTTGCCAACCCAAGACAAATTCGACATTTTGCCGAAGGTCAGGGGGAACGCGAAAAAACAGACACCATTGATGCTCGAGTGCGAGGAGGTTGA
- a CDS encoding ATP-binding cassette domain-containing protein, with the protein MIQVQHLSKLYEDLHRGTFAAVDGVSFTVAPGEIFGLLGPNGAGKTTVLRILSTVLRPSSGIANVAGYDVEIDPAEVRRRIGFVSNNTAMYDRMTAWEMAEYFGRLHGMEPAHLRDRLERLFTQLRMNDFRDVPGGKMSTGMKQKVSIARALVHDPPVLVFDEATLGLDVLVARNLLTVIRDLRDCGKCLIFSTHIMSEVERLCDRIAIMHRGKILDSGTLETLRNRHGQEDFEELFFGLLSQHERAEIDQLDTGLLSTGAGE; encoded by the coding sequence ATGATTCAAGTCCAGCATTTGAGCAAGCTTTATGAAGACTTGCACCGGGGCACGTTTGCAGCCGTCGACGGCGTTTCCTTCACTGTCGCTCCAGGCGAAATCTTTGGGCTACTTGGCCCCAACGGGGCTGGGAAGACGACGGTTTTGCGAATTCTAAGCACCGTGCTGCGGCCAAGTTCGGGGATCGCCAACGTTGCGGGTTATGACGTTGAAATCGATCCTGCGGAAGTTCGGCGACGAATCGGTTTTGTCAGTAACAACACCGCGATGTATGACCGAATGACCGCTTGGGAAATGGCTGAATACTTCGGTCGCCTTCATGGTATGGAGCCCGCTCATCTAAGAGATCGGCTCGAAAGATTATTCACCCAACTCAGGATGAATGATTTCCGTGACGTACCGGGCGGAAAAATGTCGACAGGGATGAAACAAAAGGTCTCGATTGCCAGAGCCTTGGTCCATGATCCTCCCGTCCTGGTATTTGACGAAGCAACCCTTGGTCTCGACGTCTTGGTCGCACGCAACTTGCTTACCGTGATTCGCGACCTGCGGGACTGTGGCAAATGTCTGATTTTCTCGACTCACATTATGAGCGAAGTGGAACGACTTTGCGACCGCATCGCGATCATGCACCGAGGGAAGATCCTAGACAGCGGCACGCTCGAGACCTTACGAAACCGGCACGGACAAGAAGATTTTGAAGAACTATTTTTTGGACTGCTTAGCCAGCATGAACGGGCGGAAATTGATCAATTGGATACAGGTTTGTTGAGCACAGGAGCGGGCGAATGA
- a CDS encoding ABC transporter permease subunit/CPBP intramembrane protease — MRYWKTSEPQTSEQKRRAAKKAGQPRLSAVGLIYMREMRDQLRDRRTLFTIAVLPILLYPIVGSLLLQIAQFTQQHPTSVCVIGTEHLRNAPPLIGEEGFVPAVPEEHQPMKVITYPWSEIERTTAVENRANDWVESGIFDCVVMIPPKFANANERTTNDEASIRLLYNVASDQSMVARVRVISVLEQWRKDWMRDRLARSGIDIDALAPFRLSDIDVAPLRTREAALWSKLLPFIMLIWAMTGAFYPAIDLVAGEKERGTLETLLCSPALRSEIVLGKLATVTTFSMMTAILNAGSMLVTSSLVFHQIGVGGVGSSIGAPPLIPMLWLLVALVPLSALFSALALAVAAMARSSKEGQYYLMPLMMVTLPLVMLPMLPGTTLSVGTSLIPVTGMFLMVRALVEGQYGVALIHLPIVASVTAACLYMAAKWAHRQFESESVLFGGDDSWELRRWVRHLWRDRQTAATPAQAAVCGAIILVALFFGKLAVTEMPSDFPGIAKLVMMPQIGLILAPTLLMAVVLTTSLRTSLRLRMPHWPTLPLAVLLGIALHPLYVELASWISYMYPVSEQASAAIEPFAQQIASAPWLSVLFLMAVLPAICEELAFRGFIFAGLNREKGALRAIILTSVMFGLSHGVLQQSIAATFMGLLLGGIALKTGSVLPCILLHFTNNALSVSMGRIAESSWGGSAIMYRMTDEGPAYHPLWIVGSVMIAAICVWWFATLKAETCDSDADRIEVDNTMVDPAAQLAST, encoded by the coding sequence ATGAGATATTGGAAAACGAGCGAGCCCCAAACGTCCGAGCAAAAACGTCGGGCGGCGAAAAAGGCAGGCCAGCCAAGGTTGTCCGCTGTCGGTTTGATCTACATGCGTGAAATGCGCGACCAACTACGAGATCGCCGGACACTCTTTACGATCGCCGTGCTGCCGATTTTGCTGTACCCAATCGTCGGTTCGCTACTCCTGCAAATCGCTCAATTTACTCAGCAGCATCCGACCAGTGTTTGTGTGATCGGGACCGAGCATTTGCGGAATGCACCTCCACTGATCGGCGAAGAGGGCTTCGTGCCGGCGGTGCCGGAGGAGCATCAACCGATGAAAGTCATCACCTATCCTTGGAGCGAGATCGAACGAACGACTGCGGTTGAAAATCGCGCCAACGATTGGGTCGAGTCAGGGATTTTTGATTGTGTCGTCATGATTCCTCCAAAATTCGCCAACGCAAACGAGCGCACAACGAACGATGAGGCGTCGATACGCTTGCTCTACAATGTCGCATCCGATCAATCGATGGTCGCGCGCGTACGCGTCATCAGTGTGCTTGAGCAATGGCGAAAAGATTGGATGCGTGATCGTTTGGCTCGTTCGGGAATCGACATCGATGCGCTCGCACCCTTCCGACTCTCGGATATTGATGTTGCCCCCCTGCGAACACGCGAGGCGGCTTTATGGAGCAAACTATTGCCGTTCATCATGTTGATCTGGGCGATGACCGGTGCGTTTTATCCGGCAATCGACCTGGTCGCGGGCGAAAAAGAGCGTGGTACGCTCGAAACATTGCTTTGCTCACCTGCCCTGCGTTCCGAAATCGTACTTGGCAAGTTGGCGACCGTGACCACGTTTAGCATGATGACGGCAATCCTGAACGCAGGGAGTATGCTTGTCACCAGCTCGCTCGTGTTTCATCAAATCGGTGTCGGGGGCGTCGGCAGCTCGATCGGAGCGCCGCCGCTGATCCCCATGCTTTGGTTGCTAGTCGCACTCGTTCCCTTGTCAGCACTCTTTAGCGCTTTGGCGCTTGCTGTTGCTGCGATGGCACGCAGTAGTAAAGAGGGCCAATACTACTTGATGCCGCTGATGATGGTGACACTCCCATTGGTGATGTTACCGATGCTGCCGGGTACGACATTATCGGTTGGCACGAGCTTGATTCCAGTAACCGGAATGTTCTTGATGGTCCGAGCCTTGGTGGAAGGTCAATACGGCGTGGCACTCATCCATTTGCCAATCGTTGCATCGGTAACCGCAGCCTGTTTGTACATGGCCGCAAAGTGGGCACATCGGCAATTTGAAAGCGAATCGGTACTGTTTGGTGGTGACGATAGCTGGGAACTTCGCCGCTGGGTACGCCATTTGTGGCGAGACCGACAAACCGCTGCGACGCCTGCCCAAGCCGCCGTATGTGGAGCGATCATTCTGGTCGCGTTATTCTTCGGTAAACTTGCTGTCACGGAAATGCCTAGCGATTTCCCAGGCATCGCCAAACTCGTCATGATGCCACAAATCGGATTGATTTTGGCACCGACCCTATTGATGGCGGTTGTCTTAACGACCTCACTTCGCACAAGTCTTCGTCTTCGAATGCCTCATTGGCCGACTTTGCCGTTAGCCGTACTTCTGGGGATCGCATTGCATCCTCTCTACGTCGAATTGGCATCATGGATTAGCTACATGTATCCGGTTAGCGAACAAGCCTCTGCTGCGATCGAACCGTTCGCTCAGCAGATTGCTTCTGCACCATGGCTGTCGGTCCTATTTCTGATGGCTGTCTTACCAGCGATTTGTGAAGAGCTGGCGTTTCGCGGCTTCATCTTTGCTGGGCTCAATCGCGAAAAGGGCGCGTTGCGAGCGATTATTCTGACGTCGGTTATGTTCGGCTTATCGCATGGCGTGCTTCAGCAATCGATTGCCGCAACCTTCATGGGTCTACTGCTCGGCGGTATCGCTCTAAAAACAGGTTCGGTGTTGCCATGCATCCTACTGCACTTCACGAACAATGCTTTATCAGTCTCTATGGGCCGGATTGCCGAAAGTAGCTGGGGTGGATCCGCGATCATGTATCGTATGACCGACGAAGGACCTGCCTATCATCCGCTTTGGATCGTCGGCAGTGTGATGATTGCAGCGATCTGCGTGTGGTGGTTCGCGACGTTGAAAGCCGAAACCTGCGACAGCGATGCGGATCGAATCGAAGTGGACAATACGATGGTTGACCCTGCGGCCCAATTGGCATCGACCTAG
- a CDS encoding preprotein translocase subunit SecA, whose protein sequence is MNVSRELAVRLGRTSNDMTEKKHEETAISTGEQDGGSELPSNPKSEASKPKVVEGELLGAPGTSDRHIGGTHKALSPFSRQGISPRMIRWRRKLNQINELEPMLKAEDDQSLRKRSLALRYRAMAGEKLAMLLPEAYALVREAGRRALSMRHYDVQMIGGIALFEGCIAEMQTGEGKTLTATLPLYLHSLVGKGAHLATVNDYLAKRDAEWMRVLYEKLGVSVGVIQTSDDQKDRRRSYACAVTYGTAKEFGFDFLRDRLLLRAQNRLQTEMLGDGGVGFSGGGDEIVMRGMHFCLVDEADSILIDEARTPLIIGSIEDTVRDQIVETYQWASEHAPEFELDEHFEIDNETKQYELTARGRQKVRALPKSDLVRTMGLVDLYEYIERSVKVYREFLLDRQYVVRPNEKGVEEIVIVDEFTGRLAEGRKWRDGIHQAIEAKEKIEISVPTGQAARITVQDLFLRYPHLAGMTGTAATSAREMRKIYRTPVIRVPTNRPPRRERMPDRVFGTMLAKYEAVADEVQEINRQGRPVLIGTRSIDKSVILSKMLTERNIEHEVLNANNVAKEAEIVSAAGARAKVTVATNMAGRGTDIKLSDDVERMGGMHVICTEFHDAARIDRQLIGRCGRQGDRGSYRQYLSLDDDILKGGLGPDKAEKLKSKGELLKGSSDKLASLFVRAQRKVERKHFRDRMVLMHHEKERKKMQREIGQDPYLDTPD, encoded by the coding sequence ATGAATGTTTCACGCGAATTAGCGGTGCGATTGGGCCGAACAAGCAACGATATGACCGAAAAAAAACACGAAGAAACTGCGATTTCCACCGGCGAACAGGATGGGGGATCGGAATTACCATCCAATCCAAAGTCCGAAGCGTCTAAACCGAAGGTTGTCGAAGGGGAGCTACTCGGGGCACCGGGGACGAGCGATCGACATATCGGCGGCACCCATAAGGCTCTCTCGCCGTTTTCGCGGCAAGGGATCAGCCCGCGCATGATCCGTTGGCGGCGCAAGCTAAATCAAATCAATGAACTCGAGCCGATGCTTAAGGCCGAGGACGATCAAAGTCTCCGCAAACGCTCCCTTGCGTTGCGTTACCGCGCGATGGCGGGTGAAAAGTTGGCAATGCTCCTCCCGGAAGCTTATGCGTTAGTGCGGGAAGCCGGACGCCGAGCCTTATCGATGCGGCACTACGATGTCCAAATGATCGGTGGCATTGCACTCTTCGAAGGTTGTATTGCGGAGATGCAAACCGGAGAAGGAAAAACACTGACCGCAACGCTGCCGTTGTATCTGCATTCACTCGTCGGCAAAGGAGCTCATTTGGCGACCGTCAATGACTACTTGGCCAAGCGGGATGCCGAGTGGATGCGAGTCCTCTACGAGAAGCTAGGGGTTAGCGTCGGGGTGATTCAAACGAGCGATGACCAAAAAGATCGGCGTCGATCGTACGCCTGTGCGGTGACCTACGGAACGGCCAAAGAGTTCGGCTTTGACTTCCTCCGCGACCGACTTTTGCTTCGTGCACAGAACCGCCTGCAAACGGAGATGCTCGGCGATGGAGGTGTTGGCTTTTCAGGCGGCGGTGACGAAATCGTGATGCGCGGAATGCACTTCTGTTTGGTGGATGAGGCCGACAGTATTCTGATTGACGAAGCCCGAACCCCGCTCATCATCGGCAGTATCGAAGATACCGTGCGTGACCAGATTGTCGAAACCTACCAGTGGGCATCCGAGCATGCGCCCGAATTCGAACTCGACGAGCATTTCGAAATCGATAATGAAACGAAGCAATACGAATTGACCGCTCGAGGCCGACAAAAGGTCCGAGCGTTACCGAAGAGTGACCTCGTTCGCACAATGGGCTTGGTCGACTTGTACGAGTACATCGAACGTTCGGTGAAGGTTTACCGCGAATTTCTGCTCGATCGTCAGTACGTCGTCCGCCCCAATGAAAAGGGCGTGGAAGAAATCGTGATTGTCGATGAGTTCACCGGTCGCTTGGCAGAGGGACGCAAATGGCGTGATGGAATTCACCAAGCGATCGAAGCGAAGGAGAAGATTGAAATCAGCGTGCCGACGGGTCAGGCGGCTCGAATCACCGTACAGGATCTATTCTTGCGTTACCCGCACTTGGCCGGTATGACCGGTACCGCGGCGACAAGTGCTCGCGAAATGCGAAAGATCTATCGCACTCCCGTTATTCGCGTCCCGACCAATCGTCCGCCACGTCGAGAGCGGATGCCCGATCGTGTGTTCGGGACAATGCTGGCGAAGTACGAAGCCGTTGCCGATGAAGTACAAGAAATCAACAGGCAAGGCCGGCCCGTTCTGATCGGAACTCGGTCGATCGACAAGAGCGTGATCTTGTCCAAAATGCTGACCGAACGAAACATCGAACACGAAGTTCTCAACGCCAACAACGTCGCCAAGGAAGCTGAAATCGTTTCGGCGGCAGGGGCAAGAGCAAAGGTTACCGTCGCAACCAACATGGCTGGACGCGGTACAGACATAAAATTGTCGGATGACGTGGAGCGGATGGGCGGAATGCATGTGATTTGTACCGAATTTCACGATGCCGCGCGAATCGACCGCCAATTGATCGGACGTTGTGGTCGGCAAGGTGACCGAGGCTCGTACCGTCAATACCTATCGCTTGATGACGACATTTTGAAGGGAGGGTTGGGGCCAGACAAAGCAGAGAAGTTGAAGTCCAAAGGAGAACTGCTCAAGGGATCTTCCGACAAATTGGCCAGCCTCTTTGTGAGGGCTCAACGCAAGGTCGAGCGAAAACACTTTCGCGACCGCATGGTGCTGATGCACCACGAAAAAGAACGCAAGAAAATGCAACGGGAAATCGGCCAGGACCCCTACCTCGATACGCCCGATTAG